The Macadamia integrifolia cultivar HAES 741 unplaced genomic scaffold, SCU_Mint_v3 scaffold1080, whole genome shotgun sequence genome has a segment encoding these proteins:
- the LOC122062636 gene encoding uncharacterized protein LOC122062636: MATMAEDNDVDFEEGVLWLPAHVLEEACESKEQEILQRRQQQKQQRFKPLHTSPGPFPPHSFSKLSPKLHQRSRYPAHRTSGGPGMQAIFLDSSGQRSCGTGVFLPRMGGINSQQSKKPAFSPVLLPSRVVHALNLNVHALGSQPTPQRDLNSYINEETNKGRVQDSVFGNKNVSNHNDVIHGCVYSQACSSSPEIFLPKEWSY; encoded by the exons ATGGCGACCATGGCGGAAGACAACGATGTAGATTTTGAGGAAGGGGTGTTATGGCTACCTGCTCATGTCCTTGAAGAAGCATGTGAATCGAAG GAGCAAGAAATCTTACAACGAAGACAACAACAGAAGCAGCAACGCTTCAAGCCTCTCCACACTTCCCCAGGCCCATTTCCTCCG CACTCATTCTCAAAGTTGAGCCCAAAGTTGCACCAGAGATCAAGATATCCAGCACACAGGACATCAGGAGGACCAGGGATGCAAGCCATCTTTCTAGACTCGTCAGGCCAAAGATCATGTGGAACTGGAGTTTTCCTCCCTAGAATGGGTGGCATCAACTCCCAACAGAGCAAGAAACCAG CATTCTCTCCAGTTCTTCTCCCTTCTCGAGTAGTTCATGCCCTCAACCTCAATGTACATGCATTGGGCTCCCAACCTACACCTCAAAGAG ATCTGAATAGCTAtataaatgaagaaacaaataaagGAAGGGTTCAAGATTCAGTATTTGGCAATAAAAATGTTAGCAATCACAATGATGTCATTCATGGTTGTGTCTATTCACAGGCTTGTAGCTCTTCACCTGAGATATTTCTTCCAAAAGAGTGGAGTTACTAG
- the LOC122062648 gene encoding uncharacterized protein LOC122062648, with product MQNVQQHRGVLSRMAEKQPDNDDDEGFGDFKFVSPSSNGSLYVNQDNGVEDEWGDFMDNFSQKQDFFGNRSLFQPFNGFTQTLNPTNPSQDLKTFDLFGDFSDHSTKATDSKLDHVECESYSVSSVAEKRWEKPQGALPLSIFGEEEVELESESNDPSVNDTPDPFPAKQSPSPVKNDVNFGPGLRLNDLIVNLYSEADQIKIENGSNSNLVDDGRGFKDAFSQNKIGNGESPVKVKYSQTDQIKIENGSNSNLVDGYDNIDDNGWEFNDAFSQNKVGDGESAVKVELTSDLSGVQVGKTTGTTIDQQFEVSDKWSQNPQGTLHKSGLRNGGLDSGDIFANSDWFSHKPAGVDNGFGLSTSMATQNDSISVSFIQANQNVNGNGLKSKSADDNFWDFKDAFSESGGVNFSSGKKEEQKVASFLDADGKVLAFDGKVQVSDKQSENSEGTLHKSGLRNGGLDSGDIFANSDWFSHKSAGLDNGFGLSTSMVTQNGSISVSCTKDNQNVNGNGLNSKSGGGKIDADDNFWDFKDAFSESGDVNSSSGKKEDQRVAGFPDSDVKVPAFDSKVQGNGKGHGDHQESSSLLSYSNGKLDADDSLFGKDVSSHKPANYVRNSTYDQGFGPNVSLTDFIDTLYSQAREIPAVNSRPTGDELSSVQVGVNSDLMNGEDDFDENSWEFKDAFSEIKADDEFRSIHADVSSANSTTGKPTEAQVGLNSDLMNGEDDFDESSWEFKDASPEIKTEGKIYVFNLSDTDKRFLSESKLKNFVDFYSRLKEESYRVALHHLDCLKEAQKVAALSGNDVKAMALFEEIQAVYKKLHKEEKTSEETYSKDLSTRKIYVNEFMNDPTFQVLESEYDLSRRISLAENDLNSAIELFEHAILMLKILSLGSVEEQSRYITTWSKMISACAQELKHGALIWKKSLLQTIHNKILSQVQGQRYFLALAEIYRVVEVLKASTTLYKPWILSNLKDPSVIFALLEECRSVWSESGLEEAVRSIPDPVSVGYDGTVMALLESIKSIHDLDVLALQNRVFSQRESICQLSGLSHAVVPDMKVVVWDGEHYFLKLANLWVNRISCDPPKTPHLRINYDDC from the exons ATGCAAAACGTTCAACAGCACCGCGGGGTGCTGTCAAGAATGGCGGAAAAACAACCAGACAACGATGACGATGAGGGTTTCGGAGACTTCAAGTTCGTCTCGCCGTCTTCTAATGGATCTCTTTATGTCAATCAGGACAACGGTGTGGAAGATGAATGGGGAGATTTCATGGATAATTTCTCTCAGAAGCAAGATTTTTTTGGAAATCGATCCCTATTTCAGCCATTTAATGGCTTCACTCAAACTTTGAATCCTACTAATCCATCTCAAGACTTGAAAACTTTCGATCTTTTTGGTGATTTCTCGGATCATTCGACTAAAGCCACCGATTCGAAGCTGGATCATGTGGAATGTGAAAGTTATTCTGTTTCTTCGGTTGCTGAGAAACGGTGGGAGAAGCCTCAAGGTGCTTTGCCTCTTTCCATTTTTGGTGAGGAAGAGGTAGAATTAGAATCTGAATCGAATGATCCATCTGTCAATGATACTCCAGATCCTTTTCCCGCTAAACAATCGCCATCCCCTGTGAAAAATGATGTAAATTTTGGACCAGGTCTTCGTCTTAATGATCTTATCGTGAATTTGTACAGTGAGGCGGATCAGATCAAGATTGAAAATGGATCGAATTCGAATTTGGTTGACGATGGTAGGGGATTTAAGGATGCGTTCTCTCAAAACAAAATTGGAAATGGAGAATCACCTGTCAAGGTGAAGTACAGCCAGACAGATCAGATCAAGATTGAAAATGGATCGAATTCGAATTTGGTTGACGGATATGATAATATTGATGACAATGGTTGGGAATTTAACGACGCATTCTCTCAAAACAAAGTCGGAGATGGAGAATCAGCAGTCAAG GTGGAGCTGACATCTGATTTATCAGGAGTTCAAGTGGGAAAAACAACAGGAACAACAATTGACCAACAATTTGAG GTCAGTGATAAATGGTCCCAAAACCCTCAAGGAACCTTACATAAATCAGGCCTTAGAAATGGTGGCTTAGATTCTGGAGATATTTTTGCCAACTCGGATTGGTTTTCTCATAAACCTGCTGGAGTTGATAATGGTTTTGGTCTTAGCACTAGTATGGCTACTCAAAATGATTCTATCTCGGTATCTTTCATTCAAGCCAATCAGAATGTGAATGGAAATGGATTGAAATCTAAATCAGCTGATGATAATTTCTGGGATTTTAAGGATGCATTCTCAGAATCTGGAGGTGTGAATTTCTCTTCAGGGAAGAAG GAAGAACAAAAAGTTGCCAGTTTTCTTGATGCTGACGGGAAAGTGCTTGCATTTGACGGCAAAGTCCAG GTCAGTGATAAACAGTCTGAAAACTCTGAAGGAACCTTACATAAATCAGGCCTTAGGAATGGTGGCTTAGATTCTGGAGATATTTTTGCCAATTCAGATTGGTTTTCTCATAAATCTGCTGGACTTGACAACGGTTTTGGTCTTAGCACTAGTATGGTAACTCAAAATGGTTCTATCTCTGTATCGTGCACTAAAGACAACCAGAATGTGAATGGAAATGGATTGAATTCTAAATCAGGCGGTGGAAAGATAGATGCTGATGATAATTTCTGGGATTTTAAGGATGCATTCTCAGAATCTGGAGATGTGAATTCATCTTCTGGGAAGAAG gaAGATCAAAGGGTTGCTGGTTTTCCTGATTCTGATGTGAAAGTGCCTGCATTTGACAGCAAAGTCCAG GGAAATGGAAAAGGGCATGGGGATCATCAGGAATCATCATCACTGTTATCTTATAGCAATGGGAAACTGGATGCTGATGATTCCTTGTTTGGCAAAGATGTATCTTCTCATAAACCAGCTAACTATGTGAGAAACAGTACCTATGatcagggttttggtccaaatGTTTCCCTTACTGATTTCATAGACACATTATACAGTCAGGCCAGGGAGATCCCAGCTGTTAATTCTCGGCCAACTGGAGATGAATTGAGTTCAGTCCAGGTGGGTGTAAATTCTGATTTAATGAATGGAGAGGATGACTTTGATGAGAACTCCTGGGAATTTAAAGATGCCTTCTCAGAAATCAAAGCTGATGACGAATTTAGATCAATCCATGCAGATGTGAGCTCTGCTAATTCTACTACTGGAAAACCAACCGAAGCCCAAGTTGGTTTGAATTCTGATTTAATGAATGGTgaagatgattttgatgaaagTTCCTGGGAGTTTAAGGATGCCTCCCCAGAAATCAAAACTGAAGGGAAAATTTATGTATTCAATCTTTCGGATACAGATAAAAGGTTTCTGAGTGAATCAAAGCTGAAGAATTTTGTGGATTTCTACTCTAGATTGAAGGAGGAATCATACAGAGTTGCTCTTCACCATCTTGATTGCCTAAAG GAAGCCCAGAAGGTTGCTGCTCTTTCTGGCAATGATGTCAAAGCAATGGCCCTCTTTGAGGAAATCCAG GCAGTTTATAAGAAACTTCACAAAGAGGAAAAGACCTCTGAAGAAACTTATTCGAAAGACCTTTCGACAAGAAAGATTTATGTGAACGAATTTATGAATGATCCGACATTCCAAGTGCTTGAGTCAGAATATGACTTGTCAAGAAGAATATCATTA GCAGAAAATGATTTGAATTCAGCAATCGAGCTTTTTGAGCATGCAATTCTAATGCTAAAGATTCTATCACTGGGGTCTGTTGAAGAGCAATCCAGGTATATTACCACTTGGTCTAAAATGATATCAGCATGTGCCCAAGAGTTGAAACATGGTGCCTTGATTTGGAAGAAGTCATTACTACAGACTATCCACAACAAAATATTGTCCCAAGTCCAAG GCCAGCGATATTTTCTTGCCCTTGCGGAAATATATAGAGTGGTTGAAGTTCTAAAAGCCTCAACAACACTTTACAAACCTTGGATATTGTCAAACCTTAAAGATCCTTCGGTTATCTTTGCTCTTTTGGAGGAATGCAGGAGTGTGTGGTCAGAGTCAGGATTGGAAGAAGCTGTCCGGAGTATCCCTGATCCAGTTAGTGTTGGGTATGATGGGACTGTCATGGCATTGTTGGAATCTATAAAGTCTATCCATGATCTTGATGTCCTGGCTCTTCAAAACCGAGTTTTTTCCCAGAGAGAATCAATTTGTCAACTGTCAGGATTATCTCATGCAGTGGTTCCAG ATATGAAAGTCGTGGTTTGGGATGGTGAACACTACTTTCTTAAACTAGCAAACTTGTGGGTAAATAGGATATCTTGTGATCCTCCAAAGACACCACATTTGCGCATCAATTATGATGACTGCTGA